A genomic region of Dunckerocampus dactyliophorus isolate RoL2022-P2 chromosome 10, RoL_Ddac_1.1, whole genome shotgun sequence contains the following coding sequences:
- the plaat1 gene encoding phospholipase A and acyltransferase 1 isoform X3, with product MDNRQQRSSMASGDPDLADSPGDPQPGDLIEIFRPAYQHWALYLGDGYIINLTPVDESQAAAMSSVKSVFSRKAVVRMQLLKEVVGGDSYRVNNKYDHNHTPLPVCEIIQRAQGLIGQEVSYDLLGSNCEHFVTLLRYGEGVSEQATRAIGAISLVTAAASAFSVLGLINTRSRNRPF from the exons ATGGATAATCGACAGCAAAGATCCAGT ATGGCCTCCGGTGACCCCGACCTTGCCGACTCCCCCGGCGACCCCCAGCCCGGTGACCTCATTGAGATATTCCGACCGGCCTATCAGCACTGGGCGCTCTACTTGGGCGACGGTTACATCATCAACCTGACCCCCGTCG ATGAGAGCCAGGCCGCCGCCATGTCCAGCGTGAAGTCCGTGTTCAGCAGGAAGGCGGTGGTGCGCATGCAGCTGCTGAAGGAGGTGGTGGGCGGCGACTCGTACCGCGTCAACAACAAGTACGACCACAACCACACGCCGCTGCCCGTCTGCGAGATCATCCAGCGAGCGCAAGGCCTGATCGGCCAGGAGGTGTCGTACGACCTGCTGGGGAGTAACTGCGAGCATTTTGTCACCCTGCTGCGCTACGGCGAGGGAGTGTCTGAGCAG GCTACAAGGGCCATCGGGGCCATCAGTTTGGTGACGGCGGCAGCGAGCGCCTTCTCTGTCCTGGGACTGATAAACACTCGATCCAGGAACAGGCCCTTCTAA
- the plaat1 gene encoding phospholipase A and acyltransferase 1 isoform X2 produces MDNRQQRSSMASGDPDLADSPGDPQPGDLIEIFRPAYQHWALYLGDGYIINLTPVDESQAAAMSSVKSVFSRKAVVRMQLLKEVVGGDSYRVNNKYDHNHTPLPVCEIIQRAQGLIGQEVSYDLLGSNCEHFVTLLRYGEGVSEQVSSVRRHRHSLRTHTPYGHKYWDTSGGRFLCHPSLASIRGGQ; encoded by the exons ATGGATAATCGACAGCAAAGATCCAGT ATGGCCTCCGGTGACCCCGACCTTGCCGACTCCCCCGGCGACCCCCAGCCCGGTGACCTCATTGAGATATTCCGACCGGCCTATCAGCACTGGGCGCTCTACTTGGGCGACGGTTACATCATCAACCTGACCCCCGTCG ATGAGAGCCAGGCCGCCGCCATGTCCAGCGTGAAGTCCGTGTTCAGCAGGAAGGCGGTGGTGCGCATGCAGCTGCTGAAGGAGGTGGTGGGCGGCGACTCGTACCGCGTCAACAACAAGTACGACCACAACCACACGCCGCTGCCCGTCTGCGAGATCATCCAGCGAGCGCAAGGCCTGATCGGCCAGGAGGTGTCGTACGACCTGCTGGGGAGTAACTGCGAGCATTTTGTCACCCTGCTGCGCTACGGCGAGGGAGTGTCTGAGCAGGTGTCCTCCGTCCGCCGTCATCGCCACTCACTCCGCACGCACACGCCATATGgacacaagtattgggacacgtCCGGCGGTCGCTTTCTGTGCCACCCCTCGCTGGCTTCGATCAGGGGTGGCCAATGA